One part of the Neisseria zalophi genome encodes these proteins:
- the gltS gene encoding sodium/glutamate symporter: protein MEWVFNSYYTLIAATIVLLVGKLLVNKIKFLQNFNIPEPVAGGLVAAAILYALHAAYGVVFTFEKPLQDTFMLIFFISIGLSADFSRLKAGGVPLVLFTAIVSFFIFIQDAVGVGIATALGENPLIGLMTGSVTLTGGHGTAGAWGPIFEQEYGLTGATGLGIASATFGLVAGGLIGGPVARRLINRMGLKPLDAETIKAQAAGYSDDDPEKSAGDVFEHPEQTRLITASSAIETIAMFAACLAFAEIMDGIDEEYLFNLPKFVWALGGGVILRNILTFVFKFNMFDRAIDVFGNASLSIFLAIALLSLKLWDLAGLAGPVTIILIVQVVVMVLYATFVTYVLMGRNYDAAVLAGGHCGFGMGATPTAIANMQSVTERFGPSHKAFLIVPMVGAFFVDIVNATILTVFVNFIQ, encoded by the coding sequence ATGGAATGGGTCTTTAACAGTTATTACACCCTGATTGCCGCCACGATCGTTTTGTTAGTGGGCAAACTGTTGGTCAACAAAATCAAATTTTTGCAAAACTTCAATATTCCCGAGCCGGTAGCAGGCGGGTTGGTTGCCGCCGCTATACTGTATGCCCTGCATGCGGCTTACGGGGTGGTCTTTACATTTGAAAAGCCGTTGCAAGATACCTTTATGTTGATTTTCTTTATCTCTATCGGCTTGAGTGCCGACTTTTCACGCTTGAAAGCCGGTGGGGTGCCTTTGGTTTTATTTACTGCCATTGTCAGCTTCTTTATCTTTATCCAAGATGCCGTCGGCGTAGGTATTGCGACTGCCTTGGGTGAAAACCCCTTAATCGGCCTGATGACAGGTTCGGTCACCCTTACCGGCGGTCATGGTACAGCAGGCGCATGGGGGCCGATTTTCGAACAGGAATATGGTTTGACCGGCGCTACCGGTTTAGGTATAGCCAGCGCCACCTTCGGCTTGGTTGCCGGCGGCTTGATTGGCGGCCCCGTTGCCCGTCGTTTGATTAACAGAATGGGGCTCAAGCCTTTAGATGCAGAAACAATAAAAGCACAGGCAGCCGGTTATAGCGATGATGATCCGGAAAAAAGTGCAGGCGACGTATTCGAACATCCCGAACAAACCCGCCTGATTACCGCTAGCTCAGCCATTGAAACCATCGCCATGTTTGCCGCATGTTTGGCCTTTGCAGAAATCATGGACGGTATCGACGAAGAATATTTATTCAATCTGCCTAAATTCGTATGGGCATTGGGCGGCGGCGTGATTTTACGCAATATTCTAACATTCGTATTCAAATTCAATATGTTCGACCGTGCCATTGATGTATTCGGCAATGCTTCGCTGTCGATATTTTTGGCGATAGCACTATTGAGCCTGAAATTATGGGATCTTGCCGGTTTGGCAGGCCCTGTTACCATTATCCTTATCGTACAAGTTGTGGTGATGGTGCTTTATGCAACTTTTGTGACTTATGTATTGATGGGACGCAATTACGATGCAGCCGTGCTCGCCGGCGGTCACTGCGGCTTTGGTATGGGTGCGACCCCTACGGCGATTGCCAATATGCAATCGGTTACTGAACGCTTCGGCCCTTCCCACAAAGCCTTCTTAATTGTGCCGATGGTAGGTGCGTTTTTCGTTGATATAGTTAATGCCACCATTCTCACCGTTTTTGTAAATTTCATCCAATAA
- the truA gene encoding tRNA pseudouridine(38-40) synthase TruA, whose translation MFSDISADNRLPLQRWALILSYDGSGFHGWQKQADAATVQETLESALAQIAGEPIHTVVAGRTDAGVHATAQVVHFDTVVKRPSQAWIRGVNAFLPPTVAVWHAQAVAPRFHARFDAYGRRYRYVLSSSAVRNPLLAGKAGWVHYGLDMQKMRQAAALLIGRHDFSSFRASECQAKSPVKTIYSAELNGTPELMTLDLHGNAFLHHMVRNIMGALVYVGSDRLSVEGFAELMAARNRQYAPPTLMPDGLYLTGVDYPPEWGVATPPVPSWLW comes from the coding sequence ATGTTTTCCGATATATCTGCCGACAACCGCTTACCGCTGCAACGTTGGGCATTGATATTGTCTTACGATGGCAGCGGGTTTCACGGCTGGCAGAAGCAGGCGGATGCCGCTACCGTGCAAGAAACATTGGAATCCGCGCTGGCGCAAATAGCAGGCGAACCGATTCATACCGTTGTGGCGGGGCGAACCGATGCGGGCGTGCATGCTACGGCACAAGTGGTTCATTTCGATACAGTCGTAAAACGCCCGTCTCAGGCGTGGATAAGGGGAGTAAATGCATTTTTGCCACCGACTGTGGCGGTGTGGCATGCTCAAGCGGTAGCACCGCGTTTTCATGCCCGTTTTGATGCTTATGGGCGCCGCTACCGTTATGTATTGTCTTCATCGGCTGTTCGTAATCCGTTGTTGGCGGGTAAAGCAGGGTGGGTGCACTACGGCTTGGATATGCAAAAAATGCGGCAGGCGGCGGCTTTGTTAATCGGACGGCACGATTTCTCAAGTTTCAGAGCTTCCGAATGTCAGGCTAAATCACCGGTTAAGACGATTTACAGTGCCGAATTAAACGGAACGCCCGAGTTAATGACGCTCGACCTACACGGCAATGCGTTTCTTCACCACATGGTGCGCAATATTATGGGCGCGCTGGTATATGTAGGCAGCGACCGTTTGAGTGTTGAGGGGTTTGCCGAGCTGATGGCCGCGCGCAACCGTCAATATGCACCGCCGACATTAATGCCGGATGGTTTATATCTGACCGGTGTAGATTATCCGCCGGAATGGGGCGTGGCAACACCACCTGTTCCGTCATGGTTATGGTGA